GCGAAGCCCGTGCCCGGGTACAGCTCCATCCTGGCCGAGCTCACCGGTTCGTCGCCCACCATGGCGAGGACGCCGACGAAGCCGTCCGGGTCCTCGGCCAGTCTGGTCAGCACCTGATGCCGCAGTTGCGACGGGTCCGAGCCGAACGCCTGCTCATGGGCGCGGGCCATCAGCTCCACATCGTCCGCGTGACGCACGGTACGCAGCCGGACGCCCTCGGGGAGTTCCACCGCCGTCGAGAGGTCCGCCACCGCTGCGACGAGCAGCGTCTCCTGCTCCTCCGCCTCGAAACCGGCCGCCAGCAGCCGCTCCGCCAGATCGGCAGGCCGGTCGTGCGCGTACAGCTTCCACTCGAACTCCTCGTGCCCGAGCGCCGTGTAGAACGCCACCTGTGCCGCGATCGCCGCGTCCGCCCGTACGGAATCCAGGTCCGGCGCCGACCAGACGACACCGTTCCAGTCGTCGGCCGCACCGACCTGCCGTACCACATCGGTGGTGTGCTCGACCCGGACGCCGGGGCCGTCGGGGCGGGCGTGCTCGCGCATCTCGCGGTCGAAAAGGGCCAGAAGTGTGTCGTGATCATGATTCATGCGCACACCACAGCACCGGGGTACGGGCGCGGCAACCGAGTTTTTGACCCGCGGCCGCGCATGAGGACGGGGACGGCCGGGCGAAACCCGTCGGCGCGCCCCCATTCGGCCTCAGTGGTTCTTCAGCGCCTGCTGGATCGTGCGCATCACTTCTTCGAGCGGTGCGTCCGTCCGCGCCACCGCGACCAGCACCTCGCCCTGTGATGTCACGGACGCGGCCGGCTGCCTCGCCGCCACCGGTTCGGTGCCGGCGATCCGGCCCGCCCCGATGCCGGTCCCGAACGTGTCGCGGACGATCGCGAAGGCGTGGTCGAGCTGCGCCTCCACATCGCCCTCGCCGCCCGCCCGCAGCCAGCGGCGCAGCACATGGTTGTGCGCAGTGACGACGGCGGATGCCGCGACCTCCGCGAGCAGCGGGTCGTCATTGCCGACCTGGTGGTCGCGCTCGTCGAAGTGGCCCAGCAGATAGCGCGTGAACAGCCGCTCGTAGCGGGCCACCGAGGCGATCTCGGCCTCGCGCAGGGTGGGGACCTCACGGGTCAGCTTGTAGCGGGCCACGGAGACGGCGGGCTTGGCCGCGTACATCTTCATGACTTCCTTGATGCCGCGGCACACGGTGTCGAGGGGGTGCTCGTGCGCGGGGGCGGCGTTGAGGACGGCCTCGGCCCTGACGAGGGTGTCGTCGTGGTCCGGGAAGATCGCCTCTTCCTTGGAGCGGAAGTGCCGGAAGAAGGTCCGCCGGGCGACTCCCGCGGCGCCCGCGATCTCGTCGACCGTCGTCGCCTCGTACCCCTTCGTGGCGAAGAGTTCCATGGCCGCGGCGGCCAGTTCGCGGCGCATCTTGAGCCGCTGGGCGGCGGCGCGGGTGCCTGCGGCACTCTCCTGGGTGTCGGGCGCGACGGAGACACGGGGGGACCTGGCGGGCTGGGACATGGTGTGAACGTACTGCATCCGTGCAGGGGAATGTGCCTGCGGGGGCGGGCCGCCCGAGGGATCGAGCAGCCCGCCCCAACCGGCTCCCGGGTCAGAGGGTCCGGCAGCGGACTTCGCGGCGTCGCGGGGCTGGGGCACGCGCCTCGCGGCGTTGTCGTCAATCACCATGGCTCCTTCCCCGAGCTCTCGGCTGCGCTCGAGCAGGGGAGACCCCATCTGCCTCAATCCTCCGCCTTGCGATGCACGCACCCCAGCCCCGCTCCTGCACCCGCGCTGCCCACTGCCGGAC
This sequence is a window from Streptomyces sp. NBC_01217. Protein-coding genes within it:
- a CDS encoding GNAT family N-acetyltransferase, with protein sequence MNHDHDTLLALFDREMREHARPDGPGVRVEHTTDVVRQVGAADDWNGVVWSAPDLDSVRADAAIAAQVAFYTALGHEEFEWKLYAHDRPADLAERLLAAGFEAEEQETLLVAAVADLSTAVELPEGVRLRTVRHADDVELMARAHEQAFGSDPSQLRHQVLTRLAEDPDGFVGVLAMVGDEPVSSARMELYPGTGFAGLWGGGTVEAWRGKGVYRALVAFRARIAAERGYDYVQVDASAQSAPILQRLGFLALSTTTPYVYRPSR
- a CDS encoding TetR family transcriptional regulator, which encodes MSQPARSPRVSVAPDTQESAAGTRAAAQRLKMRRELAAAAMELFATKGYEATTVDEIAGAAGVARRTFFRHFRSKEEAIFPDHDDTLVRAEAVLNAAPAHEHPLDTVCRGIKEVMKMYAAKPAVSVARYKLTREVPTLREAEIASVARYERLFTRYLLGHFDERDHQVGNDDPLLAEVAASAVVTAHNHVLRRWLRAGGEGDVEAQLDHAFAIVRDTFGTGIGAGRIAGTEPVAARQPAASVTSQGEVLVAVARTDAPLEEVMRTIQQALKNH